In Corythoichthys intestinalis isolate RoL2023-P3 chromosome 4, ASM3026506v1, whole genome shotgun sequence, a genomic segment contains:
- the gtpbp10 gene encoding GTP-binding protein 10, translated as MVHLCRICLRKYGNFVDNLRLYVRGGTGGMGLPRLGGQGGKGGNVWVVATKNMTLKGIKDKYPQKRFAADAGANSSVRSIKGEKGKDREILVPVGITVTTDDGSVLGELNAEGDRVLVAKGGRGGVLSSAFLPSKGQSRPIRLDLKLIADMGLLGFPNAGKSSLLTALSNATPEIASYPFTTLRPQIGKLLYEDHMQISVADLPGLIEGAHMNKGMGHKFLKHVERTKQLLFVVDICGFQLASKTPFRSAFEAVQLLNKELELYKEELLSKPALLVVNKMDLPDAENKLEELREQLLNPLDFLHTLPDNMIPKNHIVFRHVVPVSAATGFGVDSLKSFIRESLEEEASKATEEMRQERLQLLRGTSQ; from the exons TATGGAAACTTTGTGGACAACCTCCGACTGTATGTCCGCGGAGGGACTGGCGGCATGGGCTTGCCCCGTCTTGGTGGCCAGGGAGGAAAAGGTGGTAACGTTTGGGTGGTAGCCACAAAAAATATGACCTTGAAAGGGATCAAGGACAAGTACCCACAAAAACGCTTTGCTGCCGATGCAGGAGCCAACAGCAG TGTGCGTTCCATAAAAGGAGAAAAAGGGAAGGACCGAGAGATTTTGGTTCCTGTAGGAATCACAGTCACCACTGACGATGGCAGCGTCCTTG GTGAACTGAACGCGGAGGGCGATCGTGTGCTGGTGGCAAAAGGAGGACGCGGAGGTGTCCTTTCTTCTGCCTTCCTGCCCAGTAAAGGCCAGTCTAGACCGATAAGACTGGACCTCAAACTCATCGCTGACATGGGCCTGCTGGG GTTCCCGAACGCAGGCAAGTCTTCACTGCTGACAGCCTTATCGAACGCCACTCCAGAGATAGCCAGCTACCCTT TCACTACATTGAGACCCCAGATTGGTAAACTATTGTATGAAGACCACATGCAG ATCTCTGTCGCAGACCTGCCGGGCTTGATTGAAGGCGCTCACATGAACAAAGGGATGGGACACAAATTTCTCAAGCATGTGGAGAGAACCAAGCAGCTGCTCTTTGTG GTGGACATTTGCGGCTTCCAGCTCGCAAGTAAAACGCCATTCAGGTCGGCTTTTGAGGCTGTGCAGCTACTAAACAAG GAGCTGGAGTTGTACAAGGAGGAGCTCTTGAGCAAACCTGCTCTTCTGGTGGTCAACAAGATGGACCTGCCAGATGCAGAAAACAAGCTAGAAGAACTGAGAGAGCAACTTCTCAATCCGCTAG ATTTCCTCCATACGTTGCCTGATAACATGATACCGAAGAATCACATAGTGTTCAGGCACGTGGTGCCTGTCTCCGCTGCCACCGGGTTTGGTGTGGACTCCTTGAAAAGTTTCATCCGGGAGTCACTTGAAGAAGAAGCCTCAAAGGCCACAGAGGAGATGCGTCAGGAAAGACTGCAGCTTCTTAGAGGAACCTCGCAGTAA